A part of Motilibacter aurantiacus genomic DNA contains:
- a CDS encoding amino acid adenylation domain-containing protein, translating to MTALDAATTAAVPGPRDVDADRRLPLTGAQRGVWFAQALDPSNPVFNTGEYLELRGPLEPAALVEAARRAVSEADALHVRLVEDSSGVPWQHPVPVAPGDMPVVDLAGEPDPRLAAEELMRQDLWRPLDLSHDVLFANVLFRLGADHWLWYHRFHHVVIDYFGMSLLSRRTAELYTALVAQEPPPPARFRPLRDLVAEDRAYEQSERHAADRAYWLAELDDRPAQVSLATGSAPTSHRFSRSVAELPPGLLDRLQAAAARMGTVWPHLVAAAAGLLVSRVTGSPDVVLGWPVMGRLGSVAMQVPAMVVNVPPLRLLVDDAEPLSALVARVGDQARAAARHGRYRYEELGRDLGAAPGGARLFGPQVNVMPFEPDLRFAGLPAVAHNLSAGPVDDLTVNVYLRGKHEGLQIEVDANPALYSPDAVEAHQRRLVHLLDAIADAGAQARVGELDALPAAERDLVLRDWNDTAQPVPATTLPRLFADQAARTPDAVALVADGGGTLTYAELDERAAALAARLRARGAGPGRVVAVALDRSVELVASLYAAHRAGAAYLPLDPAHPADRLAFVLEDAHPVCVVCDASSAARLPAGTPVVLVDEAPEVAPAPATGPQAGPDDPAYVIYTSGSTGRPKGVVVPHRGIVNRLLWMQDAYRLGPDDRVVQKTPSGFDVSVWEFFWPLLAGSTLVLARPGAHRDPAYLAELFVRERITTAHFVPSMLEAFLDEPAAAGAARSLRRVVCSGEALAEATARRFHATLPGVALHNLYGPTEASVDVTAWECRPDAPAGPVPIGRPVWNTRTYVLDAAGRPAPIGAAGELHLAGVQVADGYLNRPELTAERFLPDPFVPGERMYRTGDLARWRFDGALDYVGRNDDQVKIRGQRIELGEVESVLRAHAGVATGAVVAREDRPGDRYLAAYVVPARALEVSELREHLTAALPDAMVPTAYVLLDALPVTVNGKLDRAALPQPQRDVRGADAVPRTPMQEAFCGLFADVLGLDRVGPEDGFFELGGHSLLAAQLAARARSVLGRDVPLASVFAAPTPAGLAELVEEGRAGDALAGLLPLRSGGSAPALFCLHPAGGLGWCYVGLLQEIPQDRPVYAVQAQGLDGTATLPASLQEMAADYVRRIRAAQPAGPYHLLGWSVGGVIAHEVAVQLQQAGEQVGLVALLDAYPSEQWASLPPPDESDALTALLLMAGVDPTAAPLPQPLRRDEVIAHLRAQGSAVGGLDAGTLAAVVGVVANNAALMRSHRHGTLEGDAFFVAATTPVDRPLFAVPDGSLDRSGWGAHLTGELDVMEVACTHPELVRPDVLRTIGAAVADRLTQDPKLSVPRSDRP from the coding sequence GTGACCGCGCTCGACGCGGCCACCACGGCTGCCGTGCCCGGCCCCCGCGACGTCGACGCCGACCGGCGCCTGCCGCTGACCGGCGCGCAGCGCGGGGTGTGGTTCGCGCAGGCGCTGGACCCGTCCAACCCAGTCTTCAACACAGGCGAGTACCTCGAGTTGCGCGGGCCGCTCGAGCCCGCCGCCCTCGTGGAGGCGGCCCGGCGTGCGGTCAGCGAGGCCGACGCCCTCCACGTGCGGCTCGTCGAGGACTCCTCGGGCGTCCCGTGGCAGCACCCGGTCCCCGTCGCCCCCGGGGACATGCCGGTCGTGGACCTGGCCGGCGAGCCCGACCCGAGGCTGGCTGCCGAGGAGCTCATGCGCCAGGACCTCTGGCGTCCGCTCGACCTGTCACACGATGTGCTTTTCGCCAATGTGCTCTTCCGGCTCGGCGCCGACCACTGGCTCTGGTACCACCGCTTCCACCACGTCGTCATCGACTACTTCGGCATGTCGCTGCTGAGCCGCCGGACCGCGGAGCTCTACACGGCGCTCGTCGCCCAGGAGCCCCCGCCGCCCGCGCGGTTCCGGCCGCTGCGCGACCTGGTGGCCGAGGACAGGGCCTACGAGCAGTCCGAGCGGCACGCGGCCGACCGCGCGTACTGGCTCGCCGAGCTCGACGACCGCCCCGCGCAGGTCAGCCTCGCCACCGGGTCCGCCCCGACGTCGCACCGCTTCTCACGCAGCGTGGCCGAGCTCCCGCCCGGCCTGCTCGACCGGCTGCAGGCCGCGGCCGCCCGGATGGGGACGGTCTGGCCGCACCTGGTGGCCGCGGCGGCCGGCCTCCTGGTCTCCCGGGTGACGGGCTCGCCGGACGTCGTCCTCGGCTGGCCGGTCATGGGACGGCTCGGCTCCGTGGCGATGCAGGTCCCGGCGATGGTCGTGAACGTGCCCCCGCTGCGACTGCTGGTGGACGACGCCGAGCCGCTGTCCGCGCTCGTCGCCCGGGTGGGGGACCAGGCGCGCGCCGCCGCCCGGCACGGGCGGTACCGCTACGAGGAGCTCGGGCGCGACCTGGGAGCGGCCCCCGGCGGGGCCCGGCTCTTCGGCCCGCAGGTCAACGTGATGCCGTTCGAGCCGGACCTGCGCTTCGCCGGGCTGCCGGCCGTCGCCCACAACCTGTCCGCCGGGCCGGTGGACGACCTCACCGTCAACGTCTACCTGCGCGGCAAGCACGAGGGCCTGCAGATCGAGGTCGACGCCAACCCGGCGCTCTACTCCCCGGACGCCGTCGAGGCCCATCAGCGCCGGCTCGTCCACCTGCTCGACGCGATCGCCGACGCGGGCGCGCAGGCCCGGGTCGGGGAGCTGGACGCGTTGCCCGCAGCCGAGCGCGACCTCGTGCTCCGGGACTGGAACGACACCGCCCAGCCGGTGCCAGCCACCACCCTGCCCCGGCTCTTCGCCGACCAGGCCGCCCGCACCCCCGACGCCGTCGCGCTCGTCGCCGACGGCGGCGGCACGCTGACCTACGCCGAGCTCGACGAGCGGGCCGCAGCGCTCGCGGCCCGGCTGCGCGCCCGGGGCGCGGGCCCGGGGCGCGTGGTCGCGGTCGCCCTGGACCGCTCGGTCGAGCTCGTCGCGAGCCTGTACGCCGCCCACCGGGCCGGCGCCGCCTACCTCCCGCTGGACCCGGCCCACCCGGCCGACCGGCTCGCCTTCGTCCTCGAGGACGCGCACCCGGTGTGCGTCGTGTGCGACGCCTCGTCGGCGGCCCGCCTGCCCGCGGGTACCCCGGTGGTCCTCGTCGACGAGGCGCCGGAGGTGGCACCCGCCCCCGCGACCGGCCCGCAGGCCGGGCCCGACGACCCCGCGTACGTCATCTACACGTCCGGCTCGACCGGGCGCCCCAAGGGCGTGGTCGTGCCGCACCGCGGCATCGTCAACCGGCTGCTCTGGATGCAGGACGCGTACCGGCTCGGCCCGGACGACCGCGTGGTCCAGAAGACGCCTTCCGGCTTCGACGTCTCGGTCTGGGAGTTCTTCTGGCCGCTGCTGGCCGGCTCGACCCTGGTGCTGGCCCGGCCAGGCGCGCACCGTGACCCGGCGTACCTCGCGGAGCTGTTCGTGCGCGAGCGGATCACGACCGCGCACTTCGTGCCGTCGATGCTGGAGGCGTTCCTCGACGAGCCGGCCGCCGCCGGTGCCGCCCGGTCGCTGCGGCGCGTCGTCTGCAGCGGGGAGGCGCTGGCCGAGGCGACGGCCCGGCGGTTCCACGCCACGCTGCCCGGCGTCGCCCTGCACAACCTGTACGGCCCCACCGAGGCGTCCGTCGACGTCACCGCTTGGGAGTGCCGGCCCGACGCCCCGGCCGGCCCGGTCCCCATCGGGCGACCGGTGTGGAACACCCGCACGTACGTCCTGGACGCCGCCGGCCGGCCGGCCCCGATCGGGGCCGCCGGCGAGCTCCACCTCGCCGGCGTCCAGGTCGCGGACGGCTACCTCAACCGCCCCGAGCTCACCGCGGAGCGCTTCCTGCCCGACCCGTTCGTGCCGGGGGAGCGCATGTACCGCACCGGCGACCTCGCCCGCTGGCGGTTCGACGGTGCCCTCGATTACGTGGGACGCAACGACGACCAGGTCAAGATCCGCGGCCAGCGCATCGAGCTCGGCGAGGTGGAGTCCGTGCTGCGGGCGCACGCCGGCGTCGCCACCGGGGCGGTCGTCGCGCGCGAGGACCGGCCGGGCGACCGCTACCTGGCCGCGTACGTCGTTCCCGCCCGCGCGCTCGAGGTGTCCGAGCTGCGCGAGCACCTGACGGCGGCCCTGCCCGATGCGATGGTGCCGACCGCGTACGTCCTCCTGGACGCGCTGCCCGTCACCGTCAACGGGAAGCTCGACCGCGCGGCGCTGCCGCAGCCGCAGCGGGACGTCCGTGGGGCCGACGCCGTCCCCCGCACGCCCATGCAGGAAGCCTTCTGCGGCCTCTTCGCGGACGTGCTCGGCCTCGACCGCGTGGGGCCGGAGGACGGCTTCTTCGAGCTGGGCGGGCACTCGCTGCTGGCCGCCCAGCTCGCCGCCCGGGCCCGGTCCGTGCTGGGGCGCGACGTCCCGCTGGCGTCGGTGTTCGCGGCCCCGACCCCTGCCGGGCTCGCCGAGCTCGTCGAGGAGGGCCGCGCCGGCGACGCGCTGGCCGGCCTGCTCCCGCTCCGCTCCGGTGGGTCGGCGCCGGCGCTGTTCTGCCTGCACCCGGCCGGCGGGCTCGGCTGGTGCTACGTCGGGCTCCTGCAGGAGATCCCGCAGGACCGGCCCGTCTACGCGGTCCAGGCGCAGGGGCTCGACGGCACCGCGACGCTGCCCGCCTCGCTGCAGGAGATGGCGGCCGACTACGTGCGGCGCATCCGTGCGGCGCAGCCCGCGGGGCCGTACCACCTGCTGGGGTGGTCGGTCGGCGGCGTGATCGCCCACGAGGTGGCGGTGCAGCTGCAGCAGGCGGGCGAGCAGGTCGGCCTGGTCGCCCTGCTCGACGCGTACCCGAGCGAGCAGTGGGCGAGCCTGCCGCCGCCCGACGAGTCCGACGCCCTGACGGCGCTGCTGCTCATGGCCGGCGTGGACCCGACGGCGGCGCCGCTGCCGCAGCCGTTGCGCCGGGACGAGGTCATCGCGCACCTGCGCGCCCAGGGCAGCGCGGTGGGCGGCCTCGACGCCGGCACGCTCGCCGCGGTCGTCGGCGTCGTCGCGAACAACGCCGCCCTGATGCGCTCCCACCGGCACGGCACGCTCGAGGGCGACGCGTTCTTCGTGGCCGCCACCACGCCCGTCGACCGGCCGCTCTTCGCGGTCCCGGACGGCTCGCTCGACCGCTCCGGATGGGGGGCTCACCTGACCGGCGAGCTCGACGTCATGGAAGTCGCCTGCACCCATCCCGAGCTCGTACGCCCCGACGTGCTGCGCACCATCGGTGCCGCCGTCGCGGACCGCCTGACGCAGGACCCGAAGCTGTCCGTCCCGAGGAGTGACCGACCGTGA
- a CDS encoding phosphopantetheine-binding protein, with product MSDPTAAPRPAHLESLRAEVAGILGVSPAEIGDDDDLIDAGLDSVRLLSLVNRWQGAGTTVSFLDLAERPTVAAWAGLLAPAGSAAGRAE from the coding sequence ATGAGCGACCCCACCGCCGCGCCCCGCCCCGCGCACCTCGAGTCCCTGCGTGCGGAGGTCGCGGGAATCCTCGGCGTCTCCCCGGCCGAGATCGGTGACGACGACGACCTCATCGACGCCGGTCTGGACTCGGTACGGCTGCTCTCGCTCGTCAACCGCTGGCAGGGAGCCGGCACGACGGTCTCCTTCCTGGACCTCGCCGAGCGGCCGACGGTGGCTGCCTGGGCCGGCCTGCTGGCTCCCGCGGGCAGCGCCGCCGGCAGGGCGGAGTGA
- a CDS encoding YncE family protein, which translates to MPFSTTRSTGARLRRTARIAAVATASAALAVTGLSASSASAADGPVKSGSFPVALGVYEVVTNPYTGKSYVASGGTRTNTATARIQEVDTKTGQVTGFIESSDTAPYALAINPVTNTLYTGNTRKNSVSVYDLDTNTEVTTIELGVQNRQLEVDTVNNKVYVTEINNQRVAVIDGATNTLEGTFGVGPGANAMDVEYDPATKNFYVVHLAGDVTVIDGRTKKIKKVIALPSTSQNISVDPKTGLGFVTGYSTGSVSVIDTKKLSLVKTVDAGNNNGGLGIDLDEGNHTAYFTNQGDGTLWAIDTATGDLKWSLPVGPRANTPAVDTLYDQVFVTNKGDDTVAIVKPAASAADDRSTAARVLAALRPYAKADTDLHKALKDLERALSRGNWTTAGDLVASREGVRYLARAVSELRAADAPAPAAILEEIAGL; encoded by the coding sequence ATGCCCTTCTCCACGACGCGCTCGACGGGCGCCCGCCTGCGCCGCACGGCCCGCATCGCCGCCGTCGCCACCGCGAGCGCAGCGCTCGCCGTGACCGGCCTGTCCGCCTCGTCGGCGTCCGCCGCCGACGGCCCGGTCAAGAGCGGCAGCTTCCCGGTCGCGCTCGGCGTCTACGAGGTCGTCACCAACCCCTACACGGGCAAGTCCTACGTCGCGAGCGGCGGCACGCGCACCAACACCGCCACCGCGCGGATCCAGGAGGTGGACACGAAGACAGGGCAGGTCACCGGCTTCATCGAGTCCTCCGACACCGCGCCGTACGCGCTCGCCATCAACCCGGTGACGAACACGCTGTACACCGGCAACACCCGCAAGAACTCGGTCTCCGTCTACGACCTCGACACGAACACCGAGGTCACGACCATCGAGCTCGGCGTCCAGAACCGCCAGCTCGAGGTCGACACGGTGAACAACAAGGTCTACGTGACCGAGATCAACAACCAGCGCGTCGCGGTCATCGACGGCGCGACCAACACCCTCGAGGGGACCTTCGGCGTCGGCCCCGGGGCCAACGCGATGGACGTCGAGTACGACCCCGCGACCAAGAACTTCTACGTCGTGCACCTGGCCGGCGACGTCACCGTGATCGACGGCAGGACGAAGAAGATCAAGAAGGTCATCGCGCTCCCCTCGACCTCGCAGAACATCAGCGTCGACCCGAAGACCGGGCTCGGCTTCGTGACCGGCTACAGCACGGGGTCGGTCTCCGTCATCGACACCAAGAAGCTGTCGCTGGTCAAGACCGTCGACGCGGGCAACAACAACGGCGGCCTCGGCATCGACCTCGACGAGGGCAACCACACGGCGTACTTCACCAACCAGGGTGACGGCACGCTGTGGGCGATCGACACCGCCACCGGCGACCTCAAGTGGTCGCTCCCGGTCGGCCCCCGAGCCAACACCCCGGCCGTCGACACGCTCTACGACCAGGTCTTCGTGACCAACAAGGGCGACGACACGGTCGCGATCGTGAAGCCGGCGGCCAGCGCGGCGGACGACCGGTCGACGGCCGCCCGGGTGCTCGCCGCGCTGAGGCCGTACGCGAAGGCCGACACCGACCTGCACAAGGCGCTCAAGGACCTCGAGCGCGCGCTCTCCCGTGGCAACTGGACGACCGCGGGCGACCTCGTCGCCTCGCGGGAGGGTGTGCGCTACCTCGCGCGCGCGGTGTCCGAGCTGCGCGCCGCCGACGCTCCCGCGCCGGCCGCGATCCTCGAGGAGATCGCGGGGCTGTGA
- a CDS encoding 2,3-dihydro-2,3-dihydroxybenzoate dehydrogenase — protein MTAPGRPGIDGTVALVTGAGRGIGAAVASALARDGASVAVLDADASAAEDTSAALRAVGARSLPYAVDVRDRTAVDGAMTDLERRLGPLDTLVNVAGVLRPGPVAGLSDEDWDLTFAVNATGVFAASRAAARRMLPRRRGSIVTVGSNAAGVPRVNMAAYAASKAAAAQFTKCLGLELAPHGIRCNVVSPGSTLTDMQRSLWAGPDGADAVIAGDPGTYRVGIPLGRIADPADVAEAVLFLVSDAARHITMHDLYVDGGATLRA, from the coding sequence GTGACCGCCCCCGGTCGTCCAGGTATCGACGGGACCGTCGCCCTCGTGACGGGCGCGGGCCGCGGCATCGGCGCAGCCGTCGCCTCCGCCCTCGCCCGGGACGGTGCCTCCGTCGCCGTGCTGGACGCCGACGCGAGCGCCGCGGAGGACACCTCCGCGGCGCTCCGCGCCGTCGGCGCCCGCTCCCTGCCCTACGCGGTGGACGTGCGCGACCGCACCGCCGTCGACGGGGCCATGACCGACCTGGAGCGCCGGCTGGGCCCGCTCGACACCCTGGTCAACGTCGCCGGGGTGCTGCGCCCCGGCCCCGTCGCGGGCCTGTCCGACGAGGACTGGGACCTCACCTTCGCCGTGAACGCCACCGGCGTCTTCGCGGCGTCGCGCGCCGCCGCCCGCCGCATGCTCCCCCGCCGTCGCGGGAGCATCGTCACCGTCGGGTCGAACGCCGCTGGCGTCCCCCGGGTGAACATGGCCGCGTACGCCGCCTCGAAGGCGGCCGCCGCCCAGTTCACCAAGTGCCTGGGGCTCGAGCTGGCCCCGCACGGGATCCGGTGCAACGTCGTCTCCCCGGGCTCCACGCTCACCGACATGCAGCGCTCGCTCTGGGCCGGCCCGGACGGCGCCGACGCGGTCATCGCGGGCGACCCGGGGACGTACCGCGTCGGCATCCCGCTGGGCCGGATCGCGGACCCCGCCGACGTCGCCGAGGCGGTCCTGTTCCTCGTCTCCGACGCCGCACGCCACATCACCATGCACGACCTGTACGTCGACGGCGGCGCGACTCTTCGCGCCTGA
- a CDS encoding isochorismate synthase, translated as MPLPAQHALAGYVPGASAFFASPRHTLLAEGVVARLPDGTASSRLGDAVRLLLADAVLAGGPGIVVGAVPFAPGRGAALTVPEQVTWGAPLAAPAPAPALPPPAAGEVVVRPVPEPERYAAGVAAALERMAAGDVAKVVLARALDVRTARPVDVHALLTRLAARDPHGYAFAVELPADDLGGARTLVGASPELLVSRTDGTARANPLAGSVPRSPDPEEDLRRGQELLRSAKNLREHAVVIEAVVEGLRPLCRSVSVTGPSLVQTATMWHLGSGITGQLTSRETTSLDLALALHPTPAVCGTPVDAARGLIAEVEPFDRGFYSGAVGWCDADGDGEWVVTIRCGEVSGSRVRLYAGAGIVPGSRPEDELAETTAKLGTFLQALGLDGVA; from the coding sequence ATGCCCCTGCCGGCGCAGCACGCGCTCGCCGGCTACGTGCCGGGAGCGTCGGCGTTCTTCGCCTCGCCGCGGCACACCCTCCTCGCCGAGGGCGTCGTCGCCCGCCTGCCCGACGGGACGGCGTCGAGCCGGCTCGGCGACGCCGTCCGGCTGCTGCTCGCCGACGCGGTGCTCGCCGGCGGCCCGGGGATCGTCGTCGGCGCGGTGCCCTTCGCACCGGGCCGCGGTGCTGCCCTGACCGTCCCCGAGCAGGTCACCTGGGGGGCGCCGCTCGCAGCCCCCGCCCCCGCCCCGGCCCTCCCGCCGCCGGCCGCCGGCGAGGTGGTGGTGCGCCCGGTCCCCGAGCCCGAGCGCTACGCGGCGGGGGTCGCGGCGGCCCTGGAGCGGATGGCAGCCGGCGACGTGGCGAAGGTCGTGCTGGCGCGTGCCCTGGACGTGCGCACCGCCCGCCCCGTCGACGTGCACGCGCTGCTCACCCGGCTCGCGGCGCGCGACCCGCACGGCTACGCCTTCGCGGTCGAGCTGCCCGCCGACGACCTCGGCGGGGCCCGCACCCTGGTGGGGGCCAGCCCGGAGCTGCTCGTGTCCCGCACCGACGGCACGGCCCGTGCGAACCCGCTCGCCGGCTCGGTCCCGCGCAGCCCGGACCCCGAGGAGGACCTGCGGCGCGGGCAGGAGCTGCTGCGCTCGGCCAAGAACCTGCGCGAGCACGCGGTCGTCATCGAGGCCGTCGTCGAGGGCCTGCGCCCGCTGTGCCGTTCGGTGTCGGTGACGGGCCCGTCGCTGGTGCAGACCGCCACCATGTGGCACCTCGGCAGCGGGATCACCGGGCAGCTCACGAGCCGCGAGACCACGTCCCTCGACCTGGCCCTCGCCCTGCACCCGACCCCGGCCGTCTGCGGCACCCCCGTCGACGCGGCGCGCGGCCTCATCGCCGAGGTGGAGCCGTTCGACCGCGGGTTCTACTCCGGAGCGGTCGGCTGGTGCGACGCCGACGGCGACGGCGAGTGGGTCGTCACCATCCGGTGCGGCGAGGTCAGCGGAAGCCGTGTTCGCCTGTACGCCGGGGCGGGCATCGTGCCCGGCTCCCGGCCGGAGGACGAGCTCGCGGAGACCACCGCCAAGCTCGGCACGTTCCTGCAGGCGCTCGGCCTGGACGGCGTGGCATGA
- a CDS encoding (2,3-dihydroxybenzoyl)adenylate synthase, whose protein sequence is MSTGPGQLPGYVPWPVEFAERYRASGYWTGETFGSMLRDLAARHGDRVAVVDGDRRWTYAELDERADQVAAGLHRLGIRPRDRVVLQLPNVAEFFEVVFGLWRVGALPVFALPAHRSNEITYFCSFTEAVAYVVPGRHGGFDYRGLAGEARAAAPTLRHVIVVGDAPGDFTALEDVRAEARPLPAPAPSDVAFLQLSGGSTGVPKLIPRTHDDYLYSVRASAEICALDESSVYLAALPVAHNFPLSSPGALGTLYAGGTVVLAPDPSPATALGLIERERVTITAVVPPLALVWLDSAPALGHDLSSLRVLQVGGSKLSEEVARRVTPTLGCGLQQVFGMAEGLVNYTRLDDPDTIVLTTQGRPISPDDEIRVVDDAGEDVPPGEVGHLLTRGPYTIRGYYRAEEHNRTAFTVDGFYRTGDLVRVTPEGYLVVTGRDKDQINRGGEKIAAEEIENHLLAHPAVHDAAVVAVPDAYLGERSCAVVVPRGSAPTALELKKFLRERGLAAYKVPDLVKFVDAFAHTGVGKVSRKELREALAASLRR, encoded by the coding sequence ATGAGCACCGGCCCCGGCCAACTGCCCGGCTACGTCCCCTGGCCGGTGGAGTTCGCCGAGCGCTACCGGGCTTCCGGCTACTGGACCGGCGAGACGTTCGGCAGCATGCTGCGCGACCTGGCCGCACGGCACGGCGACCGGGTGGCCGTCGTCGACGGCGACCGGCGGTGGACGTACGCCGAGCTGGACGAGCGGGCCGACCAGGTCGCGGCCGGCCTGCACCGGCTGGGCATCCGCCCGCGCGACCGCGTCGTCCTGCAGCTGCCCAACGTGGCCGAGTTCTTCGAGGTCGTCTTCGGGCTGTGGCGCGTCGGCGCGCTGCCGGTGTTCGCGCTGCCGGCCCACCGCAGCAACGAGATCACGTACTTCTGCTCGTTCACCGAGGCCGTCGCCTACGTCGTCCCGGGCCGGCACGGCGGATTCGACTACCGCGGCCTCGCCGGCGAGGCGAGGGCGGCGGCGCCGACTCTGCGGCACGTGATCGTCGTCGGTGACGCCCCCGGCGACTTCACGGCGCTCGAGGACGTGCGCGCCGAGGCGCGCCCGCTGCCGGCGCCCGCCCCGTCCGACGTCGCCTTCCTGCAGCTGTCCGGCGGCAGCACGGGTGTGCCGAAGCTCATCCCGCGCACGCACGACGACTACCTCTACAGCGTCCGGGCCAGCGCCGAGATCTGCGCGCTGGACGAGTCGAGCGTCTACCTCGCGGCCCTTCCGGTGGCGCACAACTTCCCGCTGAGCTCCCCCGGCGCCCTCGGCACGCTGTACGCCGGGGGCACGGTCGTCCTCGCGCCCGACCCGAGCCCGGCGACCGCGCTCGGGCTGATCGAGCGCGAGCGGGTCACCATCACCGCCGTCGTGCCGCCGCTGGCGCTGGTCTGGCTCGACTCCGCGCCGGCACTGGGGCACGACCTGTCGAGCCTGCGGGTGCTGCAGGTGGGCGGCTCGAAGCTCAGCGAGGAGGTGGCCCGCCGGGTCACCCCGACCCTGGGGTGCGGGCTGCAGCAGGTCTTCGGCATGGCCGAGGGGCTGGTCAACTACACGCGGCTCGACGACCCGGACACGATCGTGCTCACCACCCAGGGCCGGCCCATCTCCCCCGACGACGAGATCAGGGTGGTCGACGACGCGGGCGAGGACGTGCCGCCCGGCGAGGTGGGGCATCTGCTGACGCGGGGGCCGTACACGATCCGCGGCTACTACCGGGCGGAGGAGCACAACCGCACGGCCTTCACCGTCGACGGCTTCTACCGCACCGGCGACCTCGTCCGGGTCACTCCCGAGGGCTACCTCGTGGTCACCGGTCGGGACAAGGACCAGATCAACCGCGGCGGGGAGAAGATCGCCGCCGAAGAGATCGAGAACCACCTGCTCGCGCACCCCGCGGTGCACGACGCCGCGGTGGTGGCCGTGCCGGACGCCTACCTGGGCGAGCGCAGCTGCGCCGTCGTCGTGCCCCGCGGCTCCGCGCCGACGGCCCTGGAGCTGAAGAAGTTCCTGCGCGAGCGCGGGCTGGCGGCGTACAAGGTGCCCGACCTCGTGAAGTTCGTCGACGCCTTCGCCCACACCGGCGTGGGCAAGGTCAGCCGCAAGGAGCTGCGCGAGGCGCTCGCCGCCTCCCTCCGTCGGTGA
- a CDS encoding isochorismatase family protein, which translates to MALPRIAPYPLPALGSLPQNRVDWRPDPRRAVLLVHDMQRYFLAAFEPGTSPLTDAVSHIRALAAGARALGMPVVYSAQPGGQTREQRGLQQDFWGDGIPGDEGSQIVDALAPEPGDVLMTKWRYSAFQRTRLAELLAETGRDQLVITGVYAHIGCLATANEAFMRDVQAFVVADALADFSAEHHRHALEYAAQRCAVVLPAARVLEELTASTAVAGR; encoded by the coding sequence ATGGCGCTGCCGCGCATCGCGCCCTACCCGCTCCCCGCGCTCGGCTCTCTCCCCCAGAACCGCGTCGACTGGCGCCCCGACCCCCGCCGCGCCGTGCTGCTCGTGCACGACATGCAGCGCTACTTCCTCGCCGCGTTCGAGCCCGGCACGTCCCCGCTGACCGATGCGGTCTCGCACATCCGCGCCCTCGCCGCCGGGGCGCGCGCGCTCGGCATGCCGGTCGTCTACAGCGCGCAGCCCGGCGGCCAGACGCGCGAGCAGCGTGGCCTGCAGCAGGACTTCTGGGGCGACGGCATCCCCGGCGACGAGGGCTCGCAGATCGTCGACGCGCTGGCCCCCGAGCCCGGGGACGTGCTGATGACCAAGTGGCGCTACAGCGCGTTCCAGCGCACCCGGCTGGCCGAGCTGCTCGCCGAGACCGGGCGTGACCAGCTCGTCATCACCGGGGTGTACGCCCACATCGGCTGCCTCGCCACGGCCAACGAGGCGTTCATGCGCGACGTCCAGGCGTTCGTCGTGGCCGACGCGCTGGCCGACTTCTCCGCGGAGCACCACCGCCACGCCCTCGAGTACGCCGCCCAGCGCTGCGCGGTCGTCCTCCCCGCCGCCCGGGTGCTGGAGGAGCTGACCGCGAGCACCGCGGTGGCCGGGCGCTGA
- a CDS encoding ABC transporter substrate-binding protein codes for MLASRFSRLLLGAALAALAVTGCSSGNDADNASTGSSTPTGGTRTITDASGARVEVPARPSRVVALSEPTLDGALALGVTPVGTTNGRGQSSVPNYLGAQAKAIPVVAGIGSPDLEKIAALQPDLILVDGTTSSDESVIGKLRGIAPTVFVSEGGQDWKAAFAAEAEALGRAAEGEKVLADYETRVEQVKAALGPNAGASVSIVRWSGQPQVLMKELLPGKVVADLGLTRPASQDMDGPGHSVPISLENLQDIDADWVFFGTLGGGGAGPGGGASQTGTGAEASAKALVQAGQTPGFSDLEAYAAHRIVPVDGSAWMSAGGPLAATTILDTVQQTLASGA; via the coding sequence ATGTTGGCCTCGCGCTTCTCCCGCCTGCTGCTGGGCGCCGCCCTCGCCGCCCTCGCCGTCACCGGCTGCTCGTCCGGGAACGACGCCGACAACGCGTCGACCGGGTCGTCGACCCCCACGGGGGGCACCCGCACGATCACGGACGCGTCCGGCGCCCGGGTGGAGGTCCCGGCGCGGCCGTCCCGCGTCGTCGCCCTGAGCGAGCCCACACTGGACGGGGCGCTGGCCCTCGGGGTGACCCCGGTGGGCACGACGAACGGGCGCGGTCAGAGCAGCGTGCCGAACTACCTGGGGGCGCAGGCGAAGGCCATCCCCGTCGTCGCCGGCATCGGCTCCCCGGACCTGGAGAAGATCGCGGCGCTGCAGCCCGACCTGATCCTGGTCGACGGAACGACCTCCTCCGACGAGTCCGTCATCGGCAAGCTGCGCGGCATCGCGCCCACGGTCTTCGTCAGCGAGGGCGGCCAGGACTGGAAGGCCGCCTTCGCCGCCGAGGCCGAGGCCCTCGGCCGCGCCGCGGAGGGAGAGAAGGTCCTGGCCGACTACGAGACCCGGGTCGAGCAGGTGAAGGCCGCGCTCGGCCCGAACGCCGGGGCGAGCGTGAGCATCGTGCGCTGGTCCGGCCAGCCCCAGGTCCTCATGAAGGAGCTGCTGCCCGGCAAGGTCGTGGCCGACCTCGGGCTGACCCGCCCGGCCTCCCAGGACATGGACGGCCCCGGCCACTCGGTGCCGATCAGCTTGGAGAACCTGCAGGACATCGACGCCGACTGGGTCTTCTTCGGCACCCTCGGCGGCGGCGGCGCCGGCCCGGGCGGGGGCGCCAGCCAGACCGGCACGGGCGCGGAGGCGAGCGCCAAGGCCCTGGTGCAGGCGGGGCAGACGCCCGGCTTCTCCGACTTGGAGGCCTACGCGGCGCACCGGATCGTGCCCGTCGACGGCTCGGCGTGGATGAGCGCCGGTGGCCCGCTCGCCGCCACGACGATCCTGGACACCGTGCAGCAGACGCTGGCGTCGGGGGCCTGA